ATCCGGGGCGAAAGACGGTGGCGACATTGCTGCGAGATCAGGGATATCGCACGGCCTGTATTGGGAAGTGGCATCTGGGATGGAACTGGGAGACAAAGGATGGACGTGCGGCTTATGAAGGCGCGGAATACGGGGTGATGGGTAGGGATCAGCGGTATGAATTGGCCGGGAATATCGATTTTAGTAAGCCGGTTACTGGTGGTCCTGTAGAATGTGGATTTGATTATTATTTTGGCGATGATGTACCCAATTTTCCGCCTTATACCTGGTTTGAAAACGATCAGTTAGTGGATGCGCCGGTTGAGGAGAAGCCCGAGGAGATGTTTGGATCGCCCGGGCCAATGGCGCCGGGATGGTCGCTCGAGGCGGTGATGCCCGAGTTGACCCATCGCGCAGTTCAATATATTGAGGCGGCGGATGAGCAACCATTTTTTTTGTATTTTCCGCTGACTGCGCCGCATACGCCTATTGTTCCGATAGATGAGTTTAAGGGTATGAGCGAGGCGGGTGAGTACGGAGATTTTGTGTGTGAAGTGGATTGGACTGTGGGCGAGGTGATGGCGGCTCTTGATCGAAGAGGGATTGCCGAGAATACGCTGATTATTTTTACCAGCGATAATGGCCCGGAAAGTTTTGCGTATAGACGGGTCCAGGAATACGGGCATTACAGTATGGATGGCTTGCGGGGGTTGAAACGCGATGTGTGGGAAGGTGGGCATCGAGTTCCGTTTGTTGCCAGGTGGCCCGGTCAGATTGAGGGGGACAGGGTTTGCGATGAGGTGATTTGTATGTCCGATTTTATGGCTACGGTGGCGGCGATAACTGGCGTGTCTTTGTCGGAGGATATGGGTGAAGATAGTTATAATATATTGCCCGCGCTTTTGGATGAGTCTTTTGATACGCCCATCCGGGAGGCGACTGTGCATCACAGCATTCGGGGAAAGTTCGCC
The nucleotide sequence above comes from Gemmatimonadota bacterium. Encoded proteins:
- a CDS encoding arylsulfatase, whose amino-acid sequence is MTRSNPNIIFILADDMGYGDMTCQNPESKIPTPNLDRLASQGVRFTDAHAPSSVCTPSRYAILTGRYSWRTRLQGGVLWPWDPPLIDPGRKTVATLLRDQGYRTACIGKWHLGWNWETKDGRAAYEGAEYGVMGRDQRYELAGNIDFSKPVTGGPVECGFDYYFGDDVPNFPPYTWFENDQLVDAPVEEKPEEMFGSPGPMAPGWSLEAVMPELTHRAVQYIEAADEQPFFLYFPLTAPHTPIVPIDEFKGMSEAGEYGDFVCEVDWTVGEVMAALDRRGIAENTLIIFTSDNGPESFAYRRVQEYGHYSMDGLRGLKRDVWEGGHRVPFVARWPGQIEGDRVCDEVICMSDFMATVAAITGVSLSEDMGEDSYNILPALLDESFDTPIREATVHHSIRGKFAIRKGRWVLIDAPNGDDSKEPDWFVEERGYVPHDHPGELFDLERDRIERFNRYAEYPEVVEELKTLLEKYKRQGRSVSG